The following coding sequences lie in one Numida meleagris isolate 19003 breed g44 Domestic line chromosome Z, NumMel1.0, whole genome shotgun sequence genomic window:
- the LOC110389673 gene encoding urea transporter 2-like, with protein sequence MDLGEIVVAESPAERNLYTEKQPRSQDLLGRSGKQFHQAFKYLTGEMKEYGEWMKNKPLMVQLVDWILRGTSQVMFVNNPLSGLIILVGLFIQKPWWMLMGCVGTATSTLTALVLSQERSAIAAGLHGYNGILVGLLMAVYSDKGDYYWWLLPPVAVISMACPVLSSALGSIFSKWDLPVFTLPFNIALTLYLAATGHYNPFFPTTLIKPVASVPNITWSAINVPLLLQSIPVGVGQVFGCENPWTGGIFLVALLISSPLICLHAAIGSTVGMFAALSIATPFDSIYLGLHNYNCALACIAIGGMFYALTWQTHLLALACALFCAYSGAALTNALSVLGLPLCTWPFCFSALLFLLITSDNPAIYKIPLCKVTYPEANRIYYLRMKRRASESRREEQKRKEQKPSGDSKISTGGTPLCTPKNSRNR encoded by the exons ATGGATCTTGGAGAAATTGTTGTGGCTGAAAGTCCGGCTGAGAGGAACCTGTATACAGAGAAGCAGCCAAGAAGCCAGGACCTGCTGGGGAGAAGTGGAAAACAATTCCACCAAGCTTTCAAGTATCTCacaggagaaatgaaagaatatgGAGAGTGGATGAAAA ATAAACCCCTCATGGTTCAGCTGGTGGATTGGATCTTGCGAGGTACCTCTCAGGTGATGTTTGTCAACAACCCTCTCAGCGGGCTCATCATTTTAGTGGGGCTTTTCATCCAGAAGCCCTGGTGGATGCTGATGGGCTGTGTTGGAACTGCCACATCAACGTTAACTGCGCTGGTTCTCAGTCAGGAGAG GTCAGCCattgcagcagggctgcacggCTATAATGGGATCCTGGTGGGTCTGCTCATGGCTGTCTACTCAGATAAAGGGGATTACTACTGGTGGCTTCTTCCTCCTGTGGCAGTTATATCCATGGCCTG TCCAGTCCTGTCCAGTGCTTTGGGATCTATTTTCAGTAAATGGGACCTTCCTGTTTTCACTCTGCCCTTCAATATTGCGCTGACTTTGTACTTGGCAGCCACAGGACACTACaaccctttttttcctacaacCCTCATCAAGCCTGTAGCATCAGTGCCCAATATCACCTGGTCTGCAATCAATGTGCCTCTG CTCTTGCAATCCATCCCAGTCGGTGTTGGTCAAGTGTTTGGTTGTGAAAACCCCTGGACTGGAGGCATCTTCCTTGTTGCTTTACTCATCTCTTCCCCACTAATTTGCTTACATGCTGCAATTGGATCTACAGTTGGGATGTTTGCAG CACTGAGTATTGCAACACCATTTGACAGTATCTACCTTGGCTTACACAATTACAATTGTGCACTCGCATGCATTGCAATTGGAGGCATGTTCTACGCCCTGACCTGGCAGACTCATTTGCTGGCCCTTGCTTGTG CATTATTTTGTGCCTACTCTGGAGCAGCTCTTACTAATGCGCTCTCTGTG CTTGGACTACCACTCTGTACCTGGCCTTTTTGCTTCTCAGCGCTTCTCTTTTTGCTGATAACTTCAGACAACCCAGCCATCTACAAAATCCCCCTCTGCAAAGTCACCTACCCAGAAGCCAACAGGATCTACTACCTGAGAATGAAGAGAAGAGCAtcagagagcagaagagaagagcagaagcGAAAGGAGCAGAAACCTTCTGGCGACTCAAAAATAAGCACAGGAGGCACTCCTTTGTGCACCCCCAAAAACAGTCGCAATCGCTGA